The genomic region ACCGGACGCGGCCATTCCCGCGATCACCGTCATCAGGGCCATCAGCGGCAGCACGACATACCAGCGGCTGAACGCGAATACCCAGCCGAGCACGTAGCCGATGAAGAGCAACTGCGCGATGGTGCGGACCGCCGCGATCAGGAGCCGGCGCTCGAGGCCGAGACCGAGCGCCACCGACAGCGCGCCATTCACGACGATCAGCGCGGCCGCGAGCGCGATATCGAAGAGACTCAGATTCTGATAGCCGTTCATGGCTGGATTCCCGGTCCGGAGAGTTCGCCCGCCGTCATCGCGAGATGGCGCGCGGCCACGCGGCGCGCCTGCTCGGGATCGTGCGACACCCAGATGCATGCGCGCATCGCATGGGCGTCGAACCAGGCGGCGACGAGCGCTTCGATGGCGCGCGCCGATGCCGGATCGAGCGATGCGGTCGGCTCGTCGAGCAGCAGCACGTCGGGCGCGAGTTGCAGCACGCGCAGCAGCGCCGCGATCTGCGCCTCGCCGCCCGACAGCTCGCTAGCGAACTTGTCGAGAAAGCCGGGCGCGCGGCCCGCCGCGTTCAGCAGACGCGTCGCCACGTCGCGGTCGAAGTGGACATCGTGATACGTCTTGAGCGTGTACGGATAGCGCAGATTGTCTTCGACGGTGCCGTCGAGCATCGCGGGGCGCTGCGCGATATACGCGACACGCCGCCTGTACGCCGGAATCTGCGCGCGCGCGATGCGCTCGCCGCGCCACGCGACGACGCCCTCGTCGCACGGATCGAGCAGCGCGAGCGTGCGCAGAAAGACGCTCTTGCCGGACCCCGACGGCCCGGTGATCGACGCGCGTTCGCCCGCATTCAGCGTGAAGTTCGTCGGATGAAGCAGCAGCGTGCCGCGCACGGCGTCGCGGCGCGCGACGCCCGTGGCCGTTACGAGCGGCACGGGCGAATAGTCGTGAGGCATCGTTCGATTGGGGATTTTTGTGTGCCGACATCTTACGCGCGGCCCGCGAATCGTGACTTGCGTCGCTTGCGGACCTACGAGCGGGCACACCTTGTGCTATTGCAGATTGGATCAGAAAAAACGGATGGAGCCGTCAATGGCGCAAGCCCGAACTGCCGGAAAAATCGGAAAGATCGCTGCATGGTTTTTTGCCATTCTCGCGATCCTGATAGCCGTGCTCGTAGTCGTCTTCCTGACGTTTGACTGGAACCGTCTGCGTCCGTGGGTGGACGACAAGGTCTCGCAGGCGATCGGCCGCCAGTTCCAGATCACGGGCGACCTCAAGGTCGGCTGGCGCCGGCCGCCCAACGAAACGGGCTGGAAACGCTGGGTGCCGTGGCCGCGATTTTCGGCGCAAAAAATCGTCATCGCGAATCCGGACTGGGCGCGCCAGCAGCATTTCGCGACGCTCGACGAAATCGACTTCCAGGTGGCGCTCCTGCCGCTTCTCGCGCACGACATCGTCATTCCGACCATCAATCTGGTGAATCCCTCGATCGACATCGAGCGGCTCAAGGACAAGCGCAACAACTGGACGTTCAAGTTCAAGCAGTCGACCGAGCCGTCGACGTGGAATCTCAAGCTCGGCGATATCTCGCTCGCGAAGGGCACGATCGACGTTCGCGACGAAGTGACGAAGGCCGACATGAACGTGGTCGTCGATACGCTCGGCCAGGCCGTGCCGATCGGCGAAGTGATGAAGCAGCAGGAAGCGGCGTCCGCGAAGTCGTCGGCGGAAATGGTCGGCAAGGGAGGCGCGGCCAAGCTCAGCAAGCAGGCGGATGCGGCGGCGGCATCGGAAGCGTCGGCGGCATCGGCGGCGTCCGCGGCGGCGGCTGCGAACGCATCGGCGCCGAATCCGGCGAGCACGTCCGCGAGCAAGAGCATCACGACGAAGAACGCGCCCCCGACGCCCATCCCGCCGTATGCGTTCGGATGGACGGCGAAGGGCACGTACAACGGCGGCAAAGTCTCGGGCGAGGGCAAGCTCGGCGGCGTCCTCGCCGTGCAGGACGCGAAGCGCCCGTTCCCCGTGCAGGCGGACGTGCGTCTCGGCGACACGCACATCGCGTTCGTCGGCACGGTGACGGACCCGGCGCACCTCGCGGCAGTCGACCTGCGGCTGTGGGTGCAGGCCGTCAGCATGGCGCATCTCTATCCGTTCACCGGCGTGACGCTCCCCGAGACGCCGCCGTTCGCGACGGAAGGGCGGCTCACCGGCCAGTTCCGGGAAGAAGGCAACGTCTTCCACTACGAGAACTTCACGGGGCGCGTGGGCGGCAGTGACATCAACGGGTCGCTGGTCTATGCGGCGAGAAAGCCGCGACCGCTTTTGCAGGGCGAACTGGTGTCGCACTTGTTGCAGTTCTCGGATCTCGCCCCGATCATCGGCGCGGATTCGAACGCGAGCAAGGCGAAGCGCGGCGAAGCGGCGAAGCAGCCGTCCGCGAAGGCGCTGCCGACCGAGGAGTTCAAGACGGATCGCTGGAAAGCCATCGACGCCGACGTGAAGTTCACCGGCCAGCGCATCATCAAGGACCCGAAGCTGCCGATCACCGACCTCTACACGCATGTCGTGATGAAGGACGGCGTGCTTTCGTTCGAGCCGCTCAAGTTCGGCGTCGCGGGCGGGACGTTTGCATCCAATATTCATCTCGACGGCAGCGGCGCGCCGCTGAAGGGCAAGGTATCGGCGGAGGCGCGGCATCTGAAGCTCAAGCAGCTTTTCCCGACCAACAAGACGATGCAGTCGGCGCTCGGCGAGGTCAACGGCGATGCCGCGCTCTCCGCGACCGGCAATTCGCCCGCGGCGCTCGCGGCGAGTTCGAACGGCGAAGTGAAGGCGCTCGTGACGCAGGGCACCGTGAGCCGGCTCTACATGGAGGCGGCGGGCCTGAACGTCGCGAACGTGGTCTATGAGAAGCTCTTCGGCAATCGCGACGTGAAAATCAACTGCGCGGCGGCCGATTTCGTCGTGACGAACGGCGTGCTGGATTCGCGCGTCTTCGCACTCGATACCGACGACGCCGTCATCAACGTGGATGGCAACATCAATCTCAAGACCGAGGACATGGATCTCGGCATCCATCCGCATACGAAGGGTTTCCGCATCTTTTCGCTGCGCTCGCCGCTCTATGTGAAGGGCACGTTCAAGAACCCGAAGGTCGGCGTGAACGTGGGCGCGCTCGCCGTGCGCGGCGGTGCGGCGGTCGGGCTCGGCCTCATCAACCCGTTCGCGGCGCTGATTCCGCTGATCGCGCCGAGCAACAACAAGCCGCTGCCGTGCGGACAGATGCTCGCCGACATTCAGAAGCCGCCGACCGCGCCGCCCGCGGGCCAGAAGCAGAAGGCGAAGGCGGCCCCGGCGTATATGTCGTCCGATGCTGTCGGCGTGGGCGCGGCGGACAAGGCGCCGAAGAAGCCGGCAGCGCCGGCGCCGGCAAGCGCGGCGCAGTATCGGGGGAGTTGAAAGCGGGGCGAGAGGCGTTCGTCGTTTGCCAGTTCTCGTTAGAGGAGCGATGAGGGCGATCGGCGGGTCGGCATCGCGCGTCGAAGATGTGCGCGGGAAGCGGCGATGCGTCTCTGGAGCGCCTGAGAGTTCGAAACGGGCGCGGCTCTGGTCAGTCTTTGCGATTCGCTAGAGGGAAATGACGGCGGCCGCCGGCTCAGCCTCGCACGTCGAAGATGCGTGCAAGAAGCAGCGACACGTCCTTTGGGCGTCAGCGGGCCGAGACATGCGCGGCTCCGTCCGTATGCGGCGTTTGTTCGAGAGGAAGGGCGCGATCGATGGTTCGGCATTGCACGTCGAAGATGCGTGCGGGAAGCGGCGATACGCCTTTTGGGGCGCCTGAGAGTCCAAAAAGGCGTGACTCTGACGAGTCTTTGGGGTTGGTTAGAGGAAAAACGGCGACCGATGGCTAAGCATCGCACGTCAATGACGTGTGCAAGAAGCGGCGACGCGTCCCGGTCGCCCGCGAGTCGAAACACCCGCAACTACGCGCAACTGCGCAACGCCTCAGACCGAAATCCCCGACCCCCCGTTGCTCCCCAGCAACTGCTCGACGGCATCGGCGTCGGCATAGTCCTGCTCCGGCAGGCCATCGAACACGGTGATGACATCGTTGCTCACGCCCGCCTCGCGCGCCGCATCGACGAGCGCGTCCTTGTTCGCCGGAAACTTCGCCGCGCGCAGCACCTGCGCGATTTCGTCGTCGATCGGTTCCTCGTTCAATGCGTGATTTTCTGCGGGCTTGTCGGTCATCTTGGCGTCCGGTTAGTGTTCTTGTGGCGCGAGGGGCCTTACGTCTGCACTTCTACCTGCTGGCTCGCCATGCCGTGACTCGGCGTGCGCGGCTTGGGCAGCGGCACATGACGCCAGCGCGCATGATCCAGGCTCTGCGCGGAGACATCGGGCGCGGGCGGTGCGACCGGACCGGCGTTGATCCGCAGCGCGGCGCGCGTCGCGGACACGGCCGCCGAATCGGTCGAACTCGTATGCAGCGGCGCGGCATAGCACGACACCGACACGAGGGCCATCGACAACAACGTTGAGGTCTTCATCGGGCAACCCCTCCTCACGTAAGCAGCAATTGCATCAAGCAAAGGCTATGCCGATGGCCGCGCCGCGCGCCCGTCGTGCGCGCCGCAGCATGCGCGCGAGCCGCGCCGGGCGTGCCGGGCGGG from Caballeronia sp. Lep1P3 harbors:
- a CDS encoding DUF2795 domain-containing protein; translated protein: MTDKPAENHALNEEPIDDEIAQVLRAAKFPANKDALVDAAREAGVSNDVITVFDGLPEQDYADADAVEQLLGSNGGSGISV
- a CDS encoding ATP-binding cassette domain-containing protein, which codes for MPHDYSPVPLVTATGVARRDAVRGTLLLHPTNFTLNAGERASITGPSGSGKSVFLRTLALLDPCDEGVVAWRGERIARAQIPAYRRRVAYIAQRPAMLDGTVEDNLRYPYTLKTYHDVHFDRDVATRLLNAAGRAPGFLDKFASELSGGEAQIAALLRVLQLAPDVLLLDEPTASLDPASARAIEALVAAWFDAHAMRACIWVSHDPEQARRVAARHLAMTAGELSGPGIQP
- a CDS encoding AsmA family protein, with protein sequence MAQARTAGKIGKIAAWFFAILAILIAVLVVVFLTFDWNRLRPWVDDKVSQAIGRQFQITGDLKVGWRRPPNETGWKRWVPWPRFSAQKIVIANPDWARQQHFATLDEIDFQVALLPLLAHDIVIPTINLVNPSIDIERLKDKRNNWTFKFKQSTEPSTWNLKLGDISLAKGTIDVRDEVTKADMNVVVDTLGQAVPIGEVMKQQEAASAKSSAEMVGKGGAAKLSKQADAAAASEASAASAASAAAAANASAPNPASTSASKSITTKNAPPTPIPPYAFGWTAKGTYNGGKVSGEGKLGGVLAVQDAKRPFPVQADVRLGDTHIAFVGTVTDPAHLAAVDLRLWVQAVSMAHLYPFTGVTLPETPPFATEGRLTGQFREEGNVFHYENFTGRVGGSDINGSLVYAARKPRPLLQGELVSHLLQFSDLAPIIGADSNASKAKRGEAAKQPSAKALPTEEFKTDRWKAIDADVKFTGQRIIKDPKLPITDLYTHVVMKDGVLSFEPLKFGVAGGTFASNIHLDGSGAPLKGKVSAEARHLKLKQLFPTNKTMQSALGEVNGDAALSATGNSPAALAASSNGEVKALVTQGTVSRLYMEAAGLNVANVVYEKLFGNRDVKINCAAADFVVTNGVLDSRVFALDTDDAVINVDGNINLKTEDMDLGIHPHTKGFRIFSLRSPLYVKGTFKNPKVGVNVGALAVRGGAAVGLGLINPFAALIPLIAPSNNKPLPCGQMLADIQKPPTAPPAGQKQKAKAAPAYMSSDAVGVGAADKAPKKPAAPAPASAAQYRGS